Proteins from one Pygocentrus nattereri isolate fPygNat1 chromosome 16, fPygNat1.pri, whole genome shotgun sequence genomic window:
- the dolk gene encoding dolichol kinase, with amino-acid sequence MQTDPVLVESLVVFSIVLCVHTAVWNQLSWCCIALAVQAFYVQLKWDRLLRTGAAVFQFRPSANSGVLPASMVLPLLGLALRGRCVAVGNVYFERFAMVITVTGMMLALFLSLIALGITRPVPTNTCVIAGIAGSAILYTVKQMLTVSEVIEVLEVLLIFVYLSLILLYLLPRCFTPGEALLVLGGVSFIINQLIKRSLASAANANADPLHFFLPVAVVGCVLLGVFFAVLFLFMESETWAASVFFHLMTAVLGLGLLVPWLSLLTQHHPVAWIFHFMTLSNTRLWLLAYWSFLALVAVVVVLRQNGRRSGTSKKQQVSTVVRKYFHLLVVLTFVPGLVLDRPLLHLAAVVCLAAFLFLELVRFFRIRPLGAPLRRLLTLFLDERDSGPLILTHIYLLLGVSLPVWLSPGPCTPKGGLGGAGGLVPYAGVLAVGVGDTVASVFGSTVGEIRWPGTKKTFEGTATSVFAQVIAVVIFLIADGSINLNASYSWVVGSVAMVAMLEAYTSQIDNLLLPLYLYVLLLL; translated from the coding sequence ATGCAGACGGACCCCGTGCTGGTGGAGTCCCTGGTGGTCTTCTCAATCGTGCTGTGCGTGCACACGGCCGTCTGGAACCAACTCTCGTGGTGCTGCATTGCTCTGGCCGTCCAGGCCTTCTACGTCCAGCTCAAATGGGACCGTCTCCTGCGAACCGGCGCCGCTGTCTTCCAGTTCCGCCCCTCGGCCAACAGTGGCGTGCTGCCCGCCAGCATGGTCCTCCCCTTGCTGGGGCTGGCACTGAGGGGCCGCTGCGTGGCTGTCGGCAACGTGTACTTCGAGCGTTTTGCCATGGTGATCACGGTGACGGGGATGATGCTTGCGCTGTTTCTGTCGCTAATCGCCTTGGGCATCACCCGGCCGGTGCCTACCAACACTTGTGTGATTGCGGGCATTGCGGGCAGCGCTATCCTCTATACGGTTAAACAGATGCTGACCGTCTCAGAGGTGATCGAGGTTCTGGAGGTGCTGCTGATCTTCGTCTACCTCAGCCTCATCCTCCTCTACCTCCTGCCGCGCTGCTTCACGCCTGGGGAGGCCTTGCTGGTCCTGGGTGGGGTGAGTTTCATCATCAACCAGCTGATCAAACGTTCTCTAGCCAGCGCGGCCAACGCTAACGCCGACCCGCTGCATTTCTTCCTCCCTGTGGCTGTAGTGGGCTGCGTGCTGCTGGGCGTCTTCTTCGCcgtcctcttcctcttcatgGAGTCTGAGACGTGGGCGGCGTCCGTCTTTTTCCACCTGATGACGGCCGTGCTAGGTCTGGGCCTGCTGGTGCCGTGGCTGTccctgctgacccagcaccaccCTGTCGCCTGGATATTCCACTTTATGACCCTTAGCAACACCCGCCTCTGGTTGCTGGCATACTGGAGCTTCCTTGCGTTGGTGGCTGTCGTCGTGGTGCTGCGCCAGAACGGCCGGCGGTCCGGGACCAGCAAGAAGCAGCAGGTGTCCACAGTCGTGAGGAAGTACTTCCACCTGCTGGTGGTGCTGACCTTTGTTCCAGGGCTGGTCTTGGATCGGCCTTTGCTGCACCTGGCTGCCGTGGTTTGCCTCGCCGCCTTCCTCTTCCTGGAACTGGTGCGCTTCTTCCGTATCCGGCCACTAGGAGCGCCGTTGCGTCGGCTGCTCACACTTTTCCTGGATGAAAGGGACTCTGGGCCCCTAATTCTGACCCATATCTACCTGCTACTGGGCGTCTCCCTGCCCGTGTGGCTCTCTCCAGGACCCTGCACCCCCAAAGGTGGGCTGGGGGGCGCTGGGGGGCTGGTGCCCTATGCCGGCGTGCTGGCTGTGGGCGTCGGTGACACGGTGGCGTCCGTTTTCGGAAGCACAGTGGGCGAGATCCGTTGGCCGGGGACCAAGAAGACCTTCGAGGGCACTGCGACATCTGTGTTTGCGCAGGTCATCGCCGTGGTGATTTTCCTGATCGCCGACGGCAGCATAAACCTTAACGCCAGTTACTCCTGGGTGGTGGGATCTGTTGCCATGGTAGCCATGCTGGAGGCTTACACGTCGCAGATCGACAACCTGCTGTTGCCGCTGTACCTATATGTACTGTTGCTGTTATGA